A genome region from Dolichospermum compactum NIES-806 includes the following:
- a CDS encoding CHAT domain-containing protein, translating to MSHRQIRLIAFITFILTVLQPVVNLPVLFQVSQVLAQTPANRKAEADRLFQQGIEQFQTNQFTAALQSFQEALIIYREIKDRDGEARTLTSKGGAYMGLGDKANAIASFKQVLAIAKEINNQELEKIAQEALQFAQTQNDPRKAEADKLLQQGIEQFQISQFTAALQSWQQALIIYRQIKNRQGEGAALGNLGNAYNALGDYTKAIEYYSSSLAIAREIKDRRGEGAALGSLGLAYDALGEYTKAIEYHTSSLAILREIKNRQGEGQSLGNLGLAYYALGDYTKAIEYYTSSLAIAREIKDRRGEGAALGSLGLAYYSLGEYTKAIEYHTSSLAIAREIKDRLGEGNALGNLGLAYHALGEYTKAIEYHSSRLAIAREIKDRRGEGAALGSLGLAYDALGEYTKAIEYHTSSLAILREIKNRQGEGQSLGNLGLAYYALGDYTKAIEYYTSSLAIAREIKDRRGEGAALGSLGLAYYSLGEYTKAIEYHTSSLAIAREIKDRLGEGNALGNLGLAYHALGEYTKAIEYHSSRLAIAREIKDRRGEGAALGSLGNAYNSLGEYTKAIEYYSSSLAIAREIKDIQGEGASLNNLGETFYKSGNLPQAETTLYTGIEVWESIRGKLGNNDSYKVSIFETQTATYRTLQQVLIAQNKTHEALEISERGRARAFVELLSSRLSNTNTSQTSQPAVDKPTISLLQQIAKQQNATLVQYSIIYDDLKIDGKQQNKESELYIWVIKPTGEITFRKSDLKPLWQKENTTLRELVDNSRESIGVKRRGGIVASLDPKAAPVKGRFERLHELLITPIADLLPKKETERVVFIPQNQLFLVPFPALQDEKGKYLIEKHTILTAPSIQVLDLTHKRKNALKKSGVGREILVVGNPTMPKNPITNEQESPLPGAEQEAVKIAELLKTQAMTGNKATETAIVQKMPTARIIHFATHGFIDDFKGFGVPGAIAFAPSGEDNGFLTSGEILDLKLNAELIVLSACDTGQGDIKGDGVIGLSRSLISAGIPSIVVSLWAVGDDSTSFLMTEFYKNMEQKLDKGTALRQAMLTTMKHKNYQSPYHWAAFTLIGEVE from the coding sequence ATGTCTCATCGCCAAATTCGGTTAATTGCATTTATCACTTTCATCTTGACCGTTTTACAACCTGTGGTTAATTTGCCAGTGTTATTCCAGGTATCACAGGTATTAGCACAAACACCAGCAAACCGGAAAGCAGAAGCAGATAGACTATTTCAGCAAGGTATTGAACAGTTTCAAACAAATCAATTTACAGCAGCATTACAGTCGTTTCAAGAGGCATTGATCATTTATCGTGAAATCAAAGACCGGGATGGTGAGGCACGTACTTTAACTAGTAAAGGTGGTGCTTACATGGGGCTGGGAGATAAAGCTAATGCGATCGCATCTTTCAAACAAGTTTTAGCAATTGCCAAGGAAATCAATAATCAAGAGTTGGAGAAAATTGCTCAGGAAGCTCTACAGTTTGCTCAAACTCAAAATGACCCTCGTAAAGCAGAAGCAGATAAACTATTACAGCAAGGTATTGAACAGTTTCAAATAAGTCAATTTACAGCAGCATTACAGTCTTGGCAACAAGCATTGATTATTTATCGACAAATCAAAAACCGTCAAGGTGAGGGTGCTGCTCTAGGTAATCTGGGAAATGCTTACAATGCACTAGGAGATTACACCAAAGCCATTGAATACTATTCCTCCAGTTTAGCCATTGCCCGTGAAATTAAAGACCGTAGAGGTGAGGGCGCTGCTTTAGGTAGTCTGGGACTTGCTTACGATGCACTAGGAGAATACACCAAAGCCATTGAATACCACACCTCCAGTTTAGCTATTCTCCGTGAAATCAAAAACCGTCAAGGTGAGGGTCAATCTCTAGGTAATCTGGGACTTGCTTACTATGCACTGGGAGATTACACCAAAGCCATTGAATACTACACCTCTAGTTTAGCCATTGCCCGTGAAATCAAAGACCGTAGAGGTGAGGGCGCTGCTTTAGGTAGTCTGGGACTTGCTTACTACTCTCTGGGAGAATACACCAAAGCCATTGAATACCACACCTCCAGTTTAGCCATTGCCCGTGAAATCAAAGACCGTTTAGGTGAGGGTAATGCTCTAGGTAATCTGGGACTTGCTTACCATGCACTAGGAGAATACACCAAAGCCATTGAATACCACTCCTCCCGTTTAGCCATTGCCCGTGAAATCAAAGACCGTAGAGGTGAGGGCGCTGCTTTAGGTAGTCTGGGACTTGCTTACGATGCACTGGGAGAATACACCAAAGCCATTGAATACCACACCTCCAGTTTAGCTATTCTCCGTGAAATCAAAAACCGTCAAGGTGAGGGTCAATCTCTAGGTAATCTGGGACTTGCTTACTATGCACTGGGAGATTACACCAAAGCCATTGAATACTACACCTCTAGTTTAGCCATTGCCCGTGAAATCAAAGACCGTAGAGGTGAGGGCGCTGCTTTAGGTAGTCTGGGACTTGCTTACTACTCTCTGGGAGAATACACCAAAGCCATTGAATACCACACCTCCAGTTTAGCCATTGCCCGTGAAATCAAAGACCGTTTAGGTGAGGGTAATGCTCTAGGTAATCTGGGACTTGCTTACCATGCACTAGGAGAATACACCAAAGCCATTGAATACCACTCCTCCCGTTTAGCCATTGCCCGTGAAATCAAAGACCGTAGAGGTGAGGGCGCTGCTTTAGGTAGTCTGGGAAATGCTTACAATTCACTAGGAGAATACACCAAAGCCATTGAATACTATTCCTCCAGTTTAGCCATTGCCCGTGAAATCAAAGACATTCAAGGAGAAGGAGCTAGTTTAAATAATCTAGGTGAAACTTTCTATAAATCTGGCAACCTCCCACAAGCAGAAACAACTCTCTATACTGGCATTGAAGTATGGGAATCTATCAGAGGAAAATTAGGGAACAATGATAGCTACAAAGTCTCTATTTTTGAAACACAAACAGCGACTTACCGCACATTACAACAAGTCCTCATTGCTCAAAATAAAACTCATGAGGCTTTAGAAATTTCTGAAAGAGGACGTGCTAGGGCATTTGTCGAATTATTGTCTTCACGTTTATCTAACACAAATACCAGTCAAACCTCACAACCTGCTGTTGATAAACCCACTATTTCCTTATTACAACAAATCGCCAAACAACAAAATGCTACCCTGGTTCAATATTCCATTATTTATGATGATTTGAAAATTGATGGTAAACAACAAAACAAAGAATCAGAACTCTATATCTGGGTGATTAAACCCACAGGTGAAATTACTTTTCGTAAATCTGATTTAAAACCTCTGTGGCAAAAAGAAAATACCACTCTGAGAGAACTCGTTGATAATAGTCGTGAATCTATTGGTGTGAAAAGGAGAGGGGGTATTGTAGCTAGTCTAGATCCTAAAGCTGCTCCAGTCAAAGGAAGATTTGAAAGACTCCATGAATTACTAATTACACCCATTGCGGATCTTTTACCCAAAAAGGAAACTGAAAGAGTTGTTTTTATTCCTCAAAATCAATTATTCCTTGTTCCTTTCCCCGCATTGCAAGATGAAAAAGGTAAATATTTAATTGAAAAACATACTATTCTGACTGCACCATCTATTCAGGTTTTAGATTTAACCCACAAGCGAAAAAACGCCCTTAAAAAATCAGGAGTTGGTAGGGAAATATTAGTAGTTGGTAATCCTACTATGCCAAAAAATCCTATCACCAATGAACAAGAATCACCTCTCCCTGGTGCAGAACAGGAAGCGGTAAAAATTGCCGAATTGTTGAAAACTCAAGCGATGACAGGTAATAAAGCTACAGAAACAGCCATTGTCCAAAAAATGCCCACAGCCAGAATTATTCATTTTGCCACTCATGGCTTCATTGATGATTTTAAAGGATTTGGTGTACCAGGTGCGATCGCATTTGCTCCCAGTGGTGAAGATAATGGTTTTTTAACATCAGGGGAAATTCTGGATTTAAAACTGAATGCTGAATTGATAGTTCTTAGTGCTTGTGATACGGGACAAGGAGATATTAAAGGTGATGGTGTGATTGGTTTATCCCGTTCTTTAATTAGTGCTGGTATTCCTAGTATTGTAGTTTCTTTATGGGCTGTTGGTGATGATTCTACATCGTTTTTGATGACGGAGTTTTATAAAAATATGGAACAAAAACTTGATAAAGGTACGGCATTAAGACAAGCGATGTTAACAACAATGAAACATAAAAATTATCAAAGTCCTTATCATTGGGCTGCTTTTACTTTAATTGGTGAGGTTGAATAA
- a CDS encoding helix-turn-helix domain-containing protein: MTLSTYQTSRIGVPTEEDATLAKKSSQTLAAYIGNKDAFHSIKVELDDGVSQTVKIPSLAFQMLVDILGQMAKGNAVTFIPVHAELTTQEAADILNVSRPYLVGLLEGGEIPFRKVGTRRRVRYLDLLNYKNQIDALRMEALDELTAQAQELDMGYE, encoded by the coding sequence ATGACACTCAGTACATATCAAACTAGCAGGATTGGAGTACCTACGGAAGAAGATGCTACTTTAGCAAAAAAAAGTAGTCAAACTTTGGCTGCTTATATAGGGAATAAGGATGCCTTTCATAGTATTAAAGTTGAGCTAGATGACGGTGTAAGTCAAACGGTTAAGATCCCATCACTGGCTTTTCAGATGCTTGTTGACATACTGGGACAAATGGCTAAAGGTAATGCTGTTACTTTCATACCTGTACACGCAGAACTCACAACACAAGAAGCTGCTGATATTTTAAATGTTTCTCGTCCCTATTTGGTAGGACTATTGGAAGGAGGAGAGATCCCATTCCGTAAGGTAGGAACACGGAGACGGGTGCGTTATCTGGATCTACTCAATTACAAAAATCAAATTGATGCTTTACGGATGGAAGCTCTTGATGAGCTTACTGCTCAAGCTCAAGAACTAGATATGGGTTATGAATAG
- a CDS encoding alpha/beta hydrolase has translation MTFHNFTQSPITHHPSPITNHPSPITHHPSPITHHPSPITHYHLFNLTN, from the coding sequence ATGACATTTCATAATTTCACCCAATCACCAATCACCCATCACCCATCACCCATCACCAATCACCCATCACCCATCACCCATCACCCATCACCAATCACCCATCACCCATCACCCATCACCCATTACCATTTATTCAACCTCACCAATTAA